One Polynucleobacter sp. MG-5-Ahmo-C2 genomic window carries:
- the flgM gene encoding flagellar biosynthesis anti-sigma factor FlgM, whose protein sequence is MKINDNLKTGLNTAVEKPAASEGESTSAVTSNSGVAPSPAQITTLSNQLQALQALQENLGTSSMFDAKKVDAIRAEIESGQFSVDAGKVADGMIKDAVAFFKPK, encoded by the coding sequence ATGAAAATTAACGACAACCTGAAGACCGGACTAAATACTGCAGTTGAAAAGCCAGCTGCCAGTGAGGGTGAATCTACTTCTGCCGTTACATCTAACTCTGGCGTAGCCCCTTCACCAGCACAAATTACGACCCTGTCTAATCAATTGCAGGCATTACAAGCATTGCAAGAAAACTTGGGCACTAGCTCTATGTTTGATGCTAAAAAAGTAGATGCGATTCGCGCTGAAATTGAAAGCGGTCAATTTTCTGTTGATGCTGGCAAAGTAGCCGATGGCATGATTAAAGATGCTGTTGCCTTTTTCAAACCTAAATAA
- a CDS encoding flagellar basal body L-ring protein FlgH, which translates to MRLPLNIPFNSALKLVSAVSALSILGACAVTPSTITQNPGPGSTRLYSGQAAPGTIYSTANYRPIFEGNRARAVGDIVTVIVSESTSSKTTLNNLSSKTSSSTATAQDQFGNTVSPTWTWANDLSNENKGGGQQDNSFTGSIAATVLEVSPSGYLTVAGEKQIGFDEGAQFIRFSGIVNPKMITVNNTVDSSTVADARIEYRTNNTMDSAYMASSLTRFFKTMMPF; encoded by the coding sequence ATGCGCTTACCGTTAAATATCCCTTTTAACTCAGCCCTCAAGCTTGTGAGCGCCGTCTCGGCGCTATCGATCTTAGGAGCTTGTGCTGTAACGCCTTCAACGATTACTCAAAATCCAGGGCCAGGATCTACTCGTCTATATTCTGGACAAGCTGCGCCTGGAACTATTTATAGCACTGCTAACTACCGTCCCATCTTTGAGGGTAATCGTGCTCGAGCCGTTGGGGATATCGTCACTGTAATCGTCAGCGAAAGTACATCATCCAAAACAACTCTTAACAATTTGTCGTCCAAAACTTCTTCGTCTACCGCTACTGCGCAAGATCAGTTTGGTAATACAGTTAGTCCAACCTGGACTTGGGCCAACGATCTCTCCAATGAGAATAAAGGCGGGGGTCAGCAGGATAATTCCTTCACCGGAAGTATTGCGGCAACAGTGCTCGAAGTATCACCCAGCGGTTATTTGACAGTAGCGGGTGAGAAGCAAATTGGCTTTGATGAAGGTGCGCAGTTTATCCGATTCTCGGGAATCGTAAATCCAAAAATGATTACTGTAAATAACACAGTAGATTCTAGTACGGTAGCGGATGCACGTATTGAGTACCGCACGAATAACACTATGGATAGTGCTTATATGGCGAGTTCATTAACCCGTTTTTTCAAAACTATGATGCCTTTCTAA
- the flgF gene encoding flagellar basal-body rod protein FlgF, which translates to MDRVIYTAMTGAQHILDQQATNSNNLANVSTTGFKAQIDAFLSVPIQGGSLDTRSFVVNASGGTDFSPGAIKQTGRTLDVAIEGKGWFSVQRPDGSEGLTRNGSFKISENGILQTAGGRNVLGGGGPITIPPNVNISIGADGTISSVDPAISGGPSTPIDVIKLSNPDEKSLVRGDDGLFKSSSGAGFVADPTVKVVNGALEDSNVSVIHSMVNMISLARSFDIQMQLMKNAENSDQHAAQLYNLS; encoded by the coding sequence ATGGATCGTGTAATTTATACCGCAATGACTGGGGCCCAACATATCTTGGACCAGCAAGCAACGAACTCCAATAATCTGGCGAATGTATCTACCACTGGATTTAAGGCGCAGATCGATGCATTTTTATCTGTACCGATTCAAGGTGGCAGCCTAGATACACGCTCCTTTGTGGTGAACGCCTCTGGTGGAACAGACTTTTCTCCTGGCGCCATTAAACAAACTGGCCGTACTCTGGATGTGGCGATTGAAGGTAAGGGTTGGTTTAGTGTGCAACGCCCCGATGGATCAGAGGGTTTGACACGTAACGGCTCATTCAAGATTAGTGAGAATGGTATTTTGCAAACGGCTGGTGGGCGCAATGTATTAGGCGGTGGTGGCCCAATTACGATTCCTCCAAACGTCAATATTTCGATTGGTGCTGATGGCACGATCTCAAGTGTTGATCCTGCAATCAGTGGCGGTCCTTCGACCCCAATTGATGTCATTAAGCTTTCGAATCCTGATGAAAAAAGCTTAGTGCGCGGTGACGATGGCCTATTTAAATCTTCCTCTGGTGCCGGTTTTGTAGCAGATCCTACAGTCAAGGTTGTCAATGGTGCCTTAGAAGACAGTAATGTCAGCGTCATTCATAGCATGGTCAATATGATTTCTTTGGCACGGAGTTTTGATATTCAAATGCAGCTCATGAAGAATGCTGAGAATAGCGACCAACATGCCGCTCAACTCTACAATTTAAGTTAA
- a CDS encoding flagellin has protein sequence MNNAITGLASTLSTAVNDAQKTIVGIHEQLASGKKTLNPAENGVITRLSAQSSGYGAIVQNIVAARNVINVAQSGLTSIAGIITQMKNLATQAASVGLKDSDRESLDVTFANMKDQIDNLATSASVNGNNLLGTEDLTVRTDIDGTGTPTTTISAASISAIVTAMADLTIATSDDAGTAMASLTTQLETVSTAQSNLSASDGALVAQQTNAQTLSDGLAKVVDTIQNVDSTKLQALLQNMNTQQSIDYYLVSQMNTEAAAVLTIFR, from the coding sequence ATGAATAACGCAATTACTGGCTTGGCATCAACCTTGTCAACCGCTGTGAACGATGCTCAAAAAACCATTGTAGGCATCCATGAGCAGTTAGCCTCAGGGAAGAAAACCTTGAATCCGGCTGAAAATGGGGTAATTACCCGTTTAAGCGCTCAATCGTCAGGTTACGGTGCCATTGTACAAAATATCGTGGCTGCTAGAAATGTGATTAATGTAGCGCAGAGTGGCCTTACTTCGATTGCTGGAATCATTACTCAAATGAAAAACTTAGCAACCCAGGCTGCCAGCGTGGGATTGAAAGATTCAGACAGAGAAAGCTTGGATGTAACTTTTGCTAATATGAAAGACCAAATCGATAATTTGGCTACTAGCGCTTCTGTGAATGGCAATAATCTTCTGGGCACTGAAGATCTTACTGTCCGCACAGATATTGATGGAACCGGTACTCCTACAACCACAATTTCAGCTGCCAGCATTAGTGCCATAGTAACTGCAATGGCGGATCTCACCATCGCCACCTCTGATGATGCAGGCACAGCTATGGCAAGCCTCACAACCCAGTTGGAGACTGTTTCTACTGCTCAGTCTAATTTAAGCGCGTCTGATGGAGCTTTAGTTGCCCAACAGACAAATGCTCAAACATTGAGTGACGGACTTGCTAAGGTAGTAGACACAATTCAAAATGTGGATTCCACTAAATTACAGGCTTTGTTGCAAAATATGAATACTCAACAAAGTATTGACTACTACCTTGTCAGCCAGATGAATACTGAAGCTGCAGCAGTGTTGACTATTTTTAGATAA
- the flgJ gene encoding flagellar assembly peptidoglycan hydrolase FlgJ, with protein MALPSNSISAFDASNQLALDANSLSGLKKSAKENSPEAIKGVAKQFESIFINMMLKSMREASPQDGVFNTEQNKLYTSMFDQQLSQKLASGKGIGLADVLVKQLTKAAGIQNDPLKPGDEPISSKALGLNRFDPNTSSKVAAYTSAASMYGGSKASPSFMDKVSKLFNTLEDAGDAMASSVGNAVKETVSSFTNKMASYAQQASNATGLPANFMLGQAALETGWGKKEIKGADGTPSNNLFGIKASGNWTGKTVSALTTEYINGEKQQRVEKFRAYDSYADSFKDFANMISNNPRYQNVLNNLSNINSYADAMAKAGYATDPEYAKKLASVIKKIGNPS; from the coding sequence ATGGCATTGCCTAGCAACTCTATATCGGCTTTTGATGCTAGTAATCAACTGGCATTAGATGCCAATAGCCTTTCTGGGTTAAAAAAATCTGCTAAGGAGAACTCGCCTGAAGCCATTAAGGGCGTTGCAAAGCAATTTGAATCGATCTTTATCAATATGATGCTCAAAAGTATGCGAGAAGCTAGCCCACAGGATGGGGTCTTTAATACTGAGCAAAATAAACTCTATACGTCCATGTTTGACCAGCAGTTAAGTCAAAAACTGGCTTCAGGCAAAGGCATTGGATTGGCAGATGTATTAGTTAAACAGCTTACTAAAGCTGCAGGCATTCAAAACGATCCACTCAAACCAGGGGATGAGCCGATTAGTTCTAAAGCACTGGGCCTTAATCGATTTGATCCTAATACCAGCTCAAAAGTGGCTGCCTATACCTCAGCTGCATCCATGTATGGTGGTTCTAAGGCTAGCCCATCATTTATGGATAAGGTATCCAAGCTCTTTAATACGCTAGAGGATGCAGGTGATGCGATGGCTTCTTCTGTAGGAAATGCGGTTAAAGAAACCGTTAGCTCATTTACGAACAAAATGGCCAGCTATGCACAGCAAGCCAGTAACGCAACTGGGCTGCCAGCAAACTTTATGTTGGGCCAAGCTGCATTAGAAACAGGTTGGGGCAAAAAAGAAATTAAAGGTGCTGATGGAACCCCGAGTAATAATCTATTTGGTATTAAGGCAAGTGGGAATTGGACCGGTAAGACTGTTTCTGCTCTAACTACTGAATATATCAATGGTGAAAAGCAGCAAAGAGTTGAAAAATTTAGAGCCTATGATTCTTATGCAGACTCCTTCAAGGACTTTGCCAATATGATTTCAAATAATCCCCGCTACCAAAATGTCCTCAACAATCTCAGCAACATCAACAGCTATGCAGATGCAATGGCAAAGGCGGGGTATGCAACTGACCCTGAGTATGCTAAAAAGTTGGCTAGTGTGATTAAGAAAATTGGCAATCCTTCATAG
- the flgB gene encoding flagellar basal body rod protein FlgB, with translation MDKLDALFDFNATALRVRAQRQEILAANIANADTPNYKARDIDFAASLKKALEANIAGAANNAAASSNGNMSLSTSHAKHIPGGSGGINEADLLYRPLIQGSVDGNSVDGEVERTAFVDNAIHYEANITMLNAQIKDMNAALSPTS, from the coding sequence ATGGATAAATTAGACGCGCTCTTTGATTTTAACGCAACTGCCCTGCGGGTGAGGGCTCAACGCCAAGAAATTTTAGCGGCCAATATCGCCAACGCGGATACCCCGAACTATAAAGCGCGGGATATCGACTTTGCCGCTTCTCTTAAAAAAGCCTTAGAGGCCAATATTGCTGGTGCTGCTAATAATGCAGCGGCTAGCTCAAACGGGAATATGTCGCTTTCCACTAGCCATGCGAAACATATCCCTGGGGGTAGTGGCGGCATTAATGAGGCCGATTTACTGTATCGCCCCTTGATTCAAGGAAGTGTGGACGGAAACTCGGTTGATGGCGAGGTAGAAAGAACTGCCTTCGTAGATAACGCGATTCATTACGAAGCGAATATTACGATGCTTAACGCCCAAATTAAAGACATGAACGCAGCACTCAGTCCTACATCCTAA
- a CDS encoding flagellar hook assembly protein FlgD, translating into MSTIQNNAVNNSASNNVKNAALSGSANAALNATASSAAQIQDQFMTLLVAQMKYQDPTDPMKSAEMTSQMAQISTVEGVNKLNGSMNSLLTQMQSSQAYQASSLVGKSVLVPGNALNLSKGQANFGVQLDAPASSLKVNVLNGAGQSVDVITLGPQPAGTVPLAWDGKDINGNQLPDGPYQFQLAASIAGKNVNPPGLTVANVTGILNPTAKTNTQIMLDNNTTTNISNVAQIR; encoded by the coding sequence ATGAGCACAATACAAAATAATGCAGTAAATAACAGCGCGAGCAATAACGTAAAAAACGCAGCGTTAAGTGGTAGCGCCAATGCCGCCTTGAATGCAACCGCTAGTTCTGCTGCGCAGATTCAGGATCAGTTTATGACTTTGCTGGTTGCGCAAATGAAATATCAAGATCCTACTGACCCAATGAAGAGTGCAGAGATGACTAGTCAGATGGCGCAGATCTCTACGGTAGAAGGCGTTAACAAGCTTAATGGCTCTATGAATTCTCTCTTAACGCAAATGCAATCGAGTCAGGCCTATCAAGCATCTAGTCTGGTTGGTAAGAGCGTTCTCGTTCCTGGAAACGCGCTCAATTTATCCAAAGGACAGGCTAATTTTGGTGTGCAGTTAGATGCGCCTGCATCTTCTTTGAAGGTCAATGTATTGAATGGTGCTGGTCAGTCCGTGGATGTGATTACCTTAGGCCCGCAACCTGCAGGCACAGTGCCATTAGCTTGGGATGGTAAAGATATCAATGGCAATCAATTGCCGGATGGACCATATCAATTTCAGTTAGCTGCCAGCATTGCTGGTAAGAACGTAAATCCACCAGGATTAACAGTAGCTAACGTCACCGGAATTCTGAATCCAACGGCTAAAACTAATACACAAATCATGTTGGATAACAACACGACTACCAATATATCTAACGTAGCTCAGATTCGTTAA
- the flgA gene encoding flagellar basal body P-ring formation chaperone FlgA translates to MHSLNETPLEFKKSTKKPFFGSFLLGFETLVIGMIASVLISFLVLYPKISWAQAQTPAFQSLKVINQKVKDFLMTQSAGSPGKPEITVTPMEEGTQLTYCPSPEAFFPPNSAAWGRTTVGVRCGQPKPWTVYIQANVSIIANYVVAGNPIGQGQTISANDLQLQKGDLTILPNGIFTEFNGVIGQTARMSLVAGTVLKKEMLKMPILIQKGQSVRVSSSGKGFAISTDGQALNEAAEGELVKVKVINGSVVTGVVKKDGQVEVGGSKN, encoded by the coding sequence ATGCATTCCTTAAATGAAACGCCTTTAGAATTCAAAAAAAGCACTAAAAAGCCCTTTTTTGGGTCTTTTTTGCTGGGTTTTGAGACTCTCGTGATTGGCATGATTGCCAGCGTTTTGATCTCTTTTCTGGTGCTATACCCCAAAATTAGCTGGGCTCAGGCGCAAACTCCCGCCTTTCAGAGCCTAAAAGTCATTAATCAGAAGGTAAAAGACTTTTTGATGACCCAAAGCGCAGGCTCACCTGGCAAACCAGAAATTACGGTGACCCCTATGGAAGAAGGTACCCAACTGACTTATTGCCCTTCTCCTGAAGCCTTTTTCCCACCCAACAGTGCCGCCTGGGGCAGAACCACCGTAGGTGTGCGCTGTGGCCAACCCAAGCCTTGGACGGTTTACATCCAGGCCAATGTCAGCATCATTGCCAACTATGTTGTCGCTGGAAACCCCATTGGCCAAGGGCAAACGATTAGTGCCAACGACTTGCAGCTTCAAAAAGGTGATTTAACCATCCTACCAAACGGTATTTTTACTGAATTTAATGGGGTAATTGGCCAAACCGCCAGAATGTCCTTAGTAGCTGGCACCGTCCTGAAAAAAGAAATGCTCAAAATGCCCATCCTTATTCAAAAGGGACAATCTGTGAGAGTTTCCAGCAGCGGTAAGGGGTTTGCTATTAGTACTGATGGTCAGGCCCTAAATGAAGCTGCCGAAGGCGAGTTGGTCAAAGTAAAGGTTATTAATGGCAGTGTTGTCACCGGGGTCGTCAAAAAAGATGGTCAAGTTGAAGTAGGCGGTAGTAAAAATTAA
- a CDS encoding flagellin produces MFTFSPLQITLASAVSSVQQQIIDTQNQLSSGKRSLNAGESGIVTRLSSQAASYDTAVKNITAAKNVISVGQSALASMAAIVQTMESLATQASSAGTNGGTDIDSMDTTFTNLYTQLTTIANAASVNGNSVLQSLTTGTDLKVTYDDTATIRSLIPQQDILGLSSSATSGLEYYAALKIADTWDGTTLLGGALGTDAATCLTQLKSFMSDISTAQGNLTAYSATMDALSSSASSISQGLNSTVDNIQNVDSTALQAKLQSLNNQQSIDYYLVSQMNTESAAILAIFR; encoded by the coding sequence ATGTTTACATTTAGCCCATTGCAAATCACTTTAGCATCTGCTGTATCAAGTGTTCAACAACAAATTATTGACACACAAAACCAATTAAGTTCTGGAAAGCGAAGCTTAAATGCGGGTGAGTCCGGGATAGTAACGCGCTTATCTTCTCAAGCTGCATCATACGATACTGCAGTAAAGAATATCACTGCCGCAAAGAACGTTATCTCAGTTGGCCAATCTGCATTGGCATCTATGGCAGCAATTGTCCAGACGATGGAATCCTTGGCAACACAAGCAAGTTCTGCTGGAACGAATGGCGGCACAGATATAGATAGCATGGACACCACATTTACAAATCTATATACACAATTAACAACTATTGCAAATGCAGCTTCGGTTAACGGCAACTCAGTCCTCCAGAGTTTAACAACTGGAACCGATCTAAAAGTTACGTATGACGATACAGCAACTATCCGGTCACTAATTCCTCAGCAAGACATTTTAGGTTTATCCTCAAGTGCAACTAGTGGCCTAGAATACTATGCCGCCCTAAAAATAGCTGACACTTGGGATGGCACAACTTTATTAGGAGGCGCGCTTGGAACAGATGCTGCGACATGTTTAACCCAATTAAAGTCGTTTATGAGTGACATTTCTACAGCCCAAGGTAATTTGACAGCCTACAGCGCAACTATGGACGCCTTGTCTTCTAGTGCATCTAGCATTTCGCAGGGACTAAATTCTACAGTTGATAACATTCAAAATGTAGATTCAACCGCCCTTCAAGCAAAACTTCAGTCACTCAACAACCAACAAAGTATTGATTACTACCTTGTTAGCCAGATGAATACTGAAAGTGCTGCAATTTTGGCAATTTTTAGATAA
- the flgG gene encoding flagellar basal-body rod protein FlgG, producing MIRSLWISKTGLEAQQTQMDVISNNLANVSTSGFKKSRAVFEDLLYQTLRQPGAQSSQQTQLPSGMQIGTGVKPVATERIFTQGNLQQTSNNTDIAINGSGFYQVLMPDGTTQYTRDGSFQINSTGQLVTSSGYTVQPPITIPATAQTVTVAADGVVSVTLPNTVAQTQVGQIQLATFINPAGLSAKGENLYAETAASGTPNPSNPGANGTGVLVQGFIETSNVNVVEEMVNMIQTQRAYEINSKAITTSDQMLQRLAQLGG from the coding sequence ATGATACGCTCGCTCTGGATTTCAAAAACCGGCCTAGAAGCACAACAAACCCAAATGGACGTAATCTCCAATAACTTGGCGAACGTCAGTACTTCTGGCTTTAAAAAGTCACGTGCGGTATTTGAGGATTTGCTATATCAAACTCTTCGCCAGCCTGGTGCGCAGTCATCACAGCAAACGCAGCTGCCTTCTGGTATGCAAATTGGCACTGGTGTAAAGCCTGTTGCTACTGAGCGCATTTTTACCCAAGGCAACTTACAGCAAACGAGTAACAACACTGATATTGCGATTAACGGCAGCGGCTTTTACCAAGTCTTGATGCCAGATGGCACGACGCAGTACACCCGTGATGGTAGCTTTCAGATTAATAGCACCGGTCAATTGGTTACTTCCAGTGGTTATACAGTCCAGCCCCCAATTACGATTCCAGCAACTGCCCAAACAGTAACGGTTGCAGCTGACGGTGTAGTTTCTGTGACTTTGCCAAATACGGTTGCACAAACCCAAGTTGGCCAAATTCAGTTGGCAACCTTTATTAACCCAGCAGGTTTGAGTGCTAAAGGCGAGAACCTTTATGCAGAAACGGCTGCCTCTGGCACGCCAAACCCATCGAACCCTGGTGCTAATGGCACTGGTGTCTTGGTACAGGGTTTTATTGAAACCTCAAACGTAAACGTTGTTGAAGAGATGGTCAATATGATCCAGACCCAACGCGCCTATGAAATTAATAGCAAAGCGATTACAACATCAGATCAGATGTTGCAACGCCTAGCGCAATTAGGCGGCTAA
- a CDS encoding flagellar hook-basal body complex protein — MSLIEGLSGLNAASEQLSVLGKNIANSATVGYKSASVDFTNVLASHLNSANSGMSTQTGGGVLASNVTQSFTQGPITTNTTPLNAAISGQGMFALIDPVFGNTVYTRNGQFTENSTGYLVNGSGYKVLDSSGTAILLPVSPDDTSPTSTQTYQIDTVAFTSSLSPYGTVTFGGLTYTNTDGSTLTAEEVAAIFTGLYAGDTPTTIAARSASDVADGGTANPALTSGIFAGVLGDFDTTTGTVPDTYLGMQLSAATQANAANAAIAVTYTGYGAQPTITVSASGFLTGSDPIVETTTAGTDTGYLNSMSIDEEGNIIGSYSDGSTATLAQIGIAMIPSNTGLKQVGNDTWMETDKSGVPVIAAANTLGRGTIVGSALEDSNVNQTTDMVALLAAQQAYQASAQVVKIENQIYQTLIGMNG, encoded by the coding sequence ATGTCACTCATAGAAGGATTAAGTGGATTAAATGCTGCCTCTGAGCAATTGAGCGTATTGGGTAAAAATATTGCCAATAGCGCTACAGTTGGCTATAAGTCTGCGAGCGTCGATTTTACGAACGTTCTGGCATCGCATTTGAATTCAGCAAACTCCGGAATGTCTACGCAAACAGGAGGCGGGGTACTTGCATCGAATGTGACGCAATCCTTTACACAAGGCCCAATCACGACTAATACGACCCCCTTAAATGCGGCCATTAGTGGTCAAGGGATGTTTGCATTAATAGATCCAGTTTTTGGTAATACGGTATACACCCGTAACGGCCAATTTACAGAAAATAGTACTGGGTATTTGGTAAATGGTTCAGGCTATAAAGTTCTCGATAGTTCAGGCACTGCTATTTTGTTGCCGGTTTCCCCTGACGATACTAGTCCTACTTCAACGCAAACTTATCAAATTGATACTGTTGCTTTCACTTCATCATTGTCACCCTATGGCACTGTTACATTTGGTGGCTTGACGTATACCAATACAGATGGTTCAACGCTTACTGCTGAAGAGGTTGCCGCCATATTTACTGGTTTATATGCTGGCGACACTCCAACGACGATTGCTGCGCGCTCTGCATCTGATGTGGCGGATGGTGGCACAGCAAATCCAGCGCTCACGAGCGGAATTTTTGCCGGCGTTTTGGGTGATTTTGATACCACTACTGGCACCGTGCCAGATACTTATTTGGGCATGCAGCTATCTGCAGCTACTCAAGCAAACGCCGCAAACGCCGCAATTGCCGTAACTTATACCGGTTATGGTGCGCAACCCACTATTACTGTTAGTGCATCAGGTTTTTTAACCGGTTCAGATCCTATTGTAGAAACCACAACAGCTGGTACGGATACTGGTTATTTAAATTCAATGTCGATTGATGAAGAAGGCAACATTATTGGTTCTTATAGTGACGGTAGTACTGCCACTTTGGCGCAAATTGGTATTGCAATGATCCCAAGTAATACTGGTCTTAAGCAGGTTGGTAACGATACCTGGATGGAAACCGATAAATCGGGTGTGCCAGTCATTGCGGCAGCTAATACGCTAGGCAGGGGCACCATTGTTGGCTCGGCTTTAGAAGATTCCAACGTTAATCAAACCACTGATATGGTGGCTTTATTGGCTGCTCAACAGGCCTATCAGGCAAGCGCTCAAGTGGTCAAAATTGAAAATCAAATCTATCAAACCCTCATTGGTATGAACGGCTAA
- a CDS encoding flagellar basal body P-ring protein FlgI: MFLLVCAGVLAGIVAPSAHAERIKDLANIQGVRSNQLIGYGLVVGLDGTGDQTTQTPFTLQSTLNMLQSLGVTLPPGTYSQIQLKNVAAVIVTANLPPFAQIGQNLDVTVSAMGNAKTLRGGTLLLTPLKGADGQVYAMSQGNVVIGGASASANGSSATINQLNAGRISAGATVERTIPSNLLGMEMVSLELRSSDFSTASIVTAAINKRFGKPIAFAQDSRVIQIDPNTVENGNRVQFLAALESIDVIPAKGEAKVILNARTGSIVLNQTVELENCAVAHGNLTVVISTTPVISQPSAFSNTGNTVEAKVSQVSLNQDPGNVIQLAGGASLSDVVRGLNAVGATPQDLVAILQAIKAAGSLRAELEII, encoded by the coding sequence GTGTTTCTGTTAGTCTGCGCTGGTGTTTTAGCGGGTATAGTTGCCCCTTCTGCACATGCAGAGCGAATTAAAGATTTAGCCAATATTCAGGGCGTTCGTAGTAACCAATTAATTGGTTATGGCTTGGTAGTAGGTTTAGATGGTACGGGTGACCAAACCACCCAAACCCCATTCACGCTCCAAAGTACTTTGAATATGTTGCAATCCTTGGGCGTCACTTTACCCCCCGGCACGTATTCACAAATTCAGTTAAAGAACGTTGCTGCGGTAATCGTGACTGCCAACTTGCCACCATTTGCGCAAATTGGTCAAAATTTAGATGTCACGGTTTCAGCGATGGGTAACGCTAAAACACTTCGTGGCGGCACTCTTTTATTAACACCTTTAAAAGGTGCTGACGGACAGGTTTATGCGATGTCTCAGGGTAACGTGGTGATTGGAGGTGCAAGTGCCTCTGCTAATGGTAGCTCGGCAACCATTAACCAGCTCAATGCAGGCCGTATTTCTGCGGGGGCTACCGTTGAAAGAACTATTCCAAGTAATTTACTGGGCATGGAGATGGTTAGTCTTGAGCTGAGAAGCTCCGACTTTTCTACTGCCAGTATTGTGACTGCAGCAATTAATAAGCGTTTCGGCAAGCCGATTGCTTTTGCTCAAGACTCTAGAGTGATTCAGATTGACCCGAATACCGTAGAAAACGGTAATCGCGTCCAATTTTTGGCTGCTTTAGAAAGTATTGATGTTATTCCTGCTAAGGGTGAGGCAAAGGTCATTCTCAATGCGAGAACAGGATCGATTGTGCTCAATCAAACGGTTGAGCTAGAGAACTGCGCAGTAGCCCATGGTAACTTGACGGTCGTGATCAGTACAACACCAGTGATTAGTCAGCCAAGCGCATTCTCTAATACAGGCAATACTGTTGAGGCGAAGGTATCGCAGGTGAGCTTAAACCAAGATCCAGGCAACGTGATTCAATTGGCTGGTGGTGCATCCTTATCAGATGTAGTTCGCGGGCTTAATGCTGTTGGCGCCACACCACAAGACTTGGTTGCGATCTTGCAGGCCATCAAAGCGGCTGGCTCATTGCGTGCTGAACTTGAGATTATTTAA
- the flgC gene encoding flagellar basal body rod protein FlgC, protein MASLQNVFNISSSAMSAQSQRLNTVASNLANVDSATSANGQPYKAKQVVFEATPVGTSGHQGVKVNKVIEDQLPPRMVHDPANPLADKDGFVAMPNVNATQEMVNMISTSRSYQNNVETMNAAKSMLQRTLTIGQN, encoded by the coding sequence ATGGCCTCTTTACAAAACGTTTTTAATATTTCTAGTTCGGCGATGAGTGCGCAGTCTCAACGTTTAAATACAGTCGCCAGTAACTTGGCCAACGTGGATAGTGCTACGAGCGCTAACGGTCAACCTTACAAAGCCAAGCAGGTTGTGTTTGAGGCAACCCCAGTTGGTACATCTGGCCATCAAGGCGTCAAAGTGAATAAGGTAATTGAAGATCAATTGCCTCCGCGTATGGTGCACGATCCAGCAAATCCACTGGCAGACAAAGATGGTTTTGTGGCAATGCCAAACGTCAATGCAACACAAGAGATGGTGAACATGATTTCAACCTCACGCTCATATCAAAACAACGTTGAAACAATGAACGCTGCAAAGTCAATGTTGCAAAGAACATTAACCATTGGTCAAAACTAA